In Candidatus Omnitrophota bacterium, a single genomic region encodes these proteins:
- the fusA gene encoding elongation factor G, whose protein sequence is MAANTTPLDKFRNIGIIAHIDAGKTTTTERILYYTGTIHRMGNIDDGNTTMDWMPQEQERGITITSAATTCFWKDHRINIIDTPGHVDFTIEVERSLKVLDGAVIVLCACSGVQPQTETVYRQADKYHVPRIAFINKIDRMGADFDRVVGEMRERFGSNASAIVYNDGAEDAFKGLIDVVNAQYIQYKDKDGMEFDRLPLPEEFKEKTAKYRHELVECLAEVDDEMADLYLHGKDISKEQLMSAIRRAVIASKFIPVLTGTALRNRGVQLLLDAVIDFLPSPLDIPPMKAHNPDDAQEIIQRKADENESPLALVFKIASDPYVGKIFFTRIYAGKFLPGQLYLNSSNGKREKISKIVVMHSNKQEIVSSACAGEIVAFVGLKESKSGDTLCAEDKPAVLEGLKPPEAVVSLAIEPKTKADQDKMGMVLRKFLDEDPSLRVKFDHETSQTIISGMGELHLEIIVDRMKRENNLEANVGRPEVAYKEAITKKVTGVAGQYISQTGGRGKYGYVVIDVEPSEGENIGKGVVFIDKIKGGAIPREFIKPAKEGIEMGAQNGVLAGYPVTDITVTLVDGKYHDVDSDEMSFQIAGKQAIKEALRRAGSVFQEPIMALEIVVPEEHIGKITGDLNTRRAKITEQGNRGKLKTARADVPLAEMFGYANDMRSLTQGRASFSMEPSYYAQVPRSISEKIIGARQEFVAKVS, encoded by the coding sequence ATGGCAGCCAATACAACACCTTTAGATAAGTTCCGTAATATCGGGATCATCGCCCACATCGACGCGGGGAAGACCACGACGACCGAGCGCATCCTGTATTACACGGGGACCATCCACCGGATGGGCAATATCGACGATGGCAATACCACGATGGACTGGATGCCCCAGGAGCAGGAGCGCGGCATCACCATCACGTCCGCGGCGACCACCTGTTTCTGGAAGGACCACCGCATCAACATCATCGACACCCCGGGCCACGTGGATTTCACCATCGAGGTCGAGCGGTCCTTAAAAGTTTTGGACGGCGCGGTCATTGTCCTGTGCGCCTGTTCGGGCGTGCAGCCGCAAACCGAGACCGTTTATCGCCAGGCGGACAAGTATCACGTCCCCCGGATCGCCTTCATCAACAAGATCGACCGCATGGGCGCGGATTTCGACCGTGTGGTCGGCGAAATGCGCGAGCGTTTCGGTTCCAATGCCTCAGCCATTGTCTATAACGACGGGGCAGAGGATGCCTTCAAAGGCCTGATCGATGTCGTTAACGCCCAGTATATCCAATACAAAGATAAAGACGGCATGGAATTTGACCGCCTGCCTTTGCCCGAAGAGTTCAAAGAAAAGACGGCTAAATACCGCCATGAACTGGTCGAATGCCTGGCGGAAGTGGACGATGAGATGGCGGACCTGTACCTGCATGGCAAAGACATCAGCAAAGAACAGCTCATGAGCGCCATTCGCCGCGCCGTCATTGCCAGCAAGTTCATTCCGGTATTGACCGGTACGGCCCTTCGCAACAGAGGCGTACAATTGTTGTTGGATGCCGTCATTGATTTCCTTCCCTCTCCTTTAGATATTCCCCCCATGAAAGCACATAACCCCGATGACGCCCAAGAGATCATTCAGCGTAAAGCTGATGAAAATGAATCTCCGTTGGCCCTGGTTTTTAAGATCGCGTCCGATCCGTATGTGGGTAAGATCTTTTTCACCCGCATTTATGCCGGAAAATTCCTTCCCGGTCAATTGTATTTGAACTCTTCCAACGGCAAAAGAGAAAAAATTTCCAAGATCGTTGTCATGCATTCCAACAAGCAGGAGATCGTTTCTTCCGCCTGTGCCGGGGAGATCGTGGCTTTTGTGGGCTTAAAAGAAAGCAAGTCCGGCGATACGCTTTGCGCCGAGGACAAACCGGCCGTCCTGGAAGGCCTGAAGCCCCCGGAAGCCGTGGTGTCCCTGGCCATTGAGCCCAAGACCAAGGCGGACCAGGACAAGATGGGCATGGTCCTGCGCAAGTTCCTGGATGAAGACCCGTCGCTGCGCGTCAAATTTGACCATGAAACGTCCCAGACCATCATTTCCGGCATGGGGGAACTGCATCTGGAGATCATTGTGGACCGCATGAAGCGCGAAAATAACCTGGAGGCCAACGTCGGGCGTCCGGAAGTTGCTTATAAAGAAGCCATCACCAAGAAGGTCACCGGAGTCGCCGGCCAATACATTTCGCAAACGGGCGGCCGCGGTAAATACGGCTATGTCGTGATCGACGTTGAGCCCTCCGAAGGAGAGAACATCGGCAAAGGCGTTGTGTTCATCGATAAGATCAAGGGTGGGGCCATCCCGCGCGAATTCATCAAACCCGCGAAGGAAGGCATTGAGATGGGCGCGCAGAACGGCGTCCTGGCCGGTTATCCGGTCACGGACATCACGGTCACCCTGGTGGACGGTAAATATCACGATGTGGATTCTGATGAAATGTCGTTCCAGATCGCGGGCAAGCAGGCCATCAAAGAGGCCTTGCGCAGGGCCGGTTCCGTGTTCCAGGAACCGATCATGGCCCTTGAGATCGTGGTCCCCGAAGAGCATATAGGTAAAATTACAGGCGATCTGAACACGCGCCGGGCCAAGATCACCGAGCAGGGCAACCGCGGCAAATTGAAGACCGCGCGCGCCGACGTTCCTCTGGCGGAAATGTTCGGTTATGCCAATGACATGCGTTCTTTGACGCAGGGCCGGGCGTCGTTCTCGATGGAGCCGTCCTATTACGCGCAGGTGCCCAGATCGATCTCCGAGAAGATCATCGGCGCGCGCCAGGAATTTGTCGCAAAGGTATCGTAA